In one Elusimicrobiota bacterium genomic region, the following are encoded:
- a CDS encoding glycosyltransferase family 2 protein: MNNVNLEQNILLSICIPTWNRYSLLKDLLSNLSKQLENTDNVEICISDNASIDQTRDLSNESQFNFKYLSINHNNENIGFDRNVIYVSKMAKGKYVWLLSDDEVLCKDCIKNILNLIEHYEPSVIALNFLRITIYGEMVPFFAIKETLIIDKLTPKLNPLTYLSKITSIVVKRDNIDYLKLEEFIGSEFIHSALAITCLVRQCKMIVTSEPFTEELKTLYVIRFSPKKLLLKMIKFGGKLAKYTPFDENTYTKDSVQLLGIYYGCKQGNFIAPDRFHVWDLLPLISRIRFKIFSPLILRRIVSILLPKFLIQIIDNLRNLKLPTEKHNRLKKHKQFIKHWKIDE, encoded by the coding sequence ATGAATAATGTTAATTTGGAACAAAACATTCTGCTTTCTATTTGTATCCCTACCTGGAACAGATATTCCCTTTTAAAAGATTTATTATCAAATCTTTCAAAACAATTAGAAAATACCGATAATGTAGAAATTTGCATCAGCGATAATGCTTCAATTGACCAAACCAGAGATTTATCAAACGAAAGCCAGTTCAACTTCAAGTATTTATCTATAAATCATAATAACGAAAACATAGGCTTTGATAGAAATGTTATATACGTATCAAAAATGGCCAAAGGAAAATATGTATGGCTTTTATCAGATGATGAAGTACTTTGTAAAGATTGTATTAAAAATATTTTAAACTTGATCGAACATTATGAACCCTCTGTAATAGCCTTAAATTTTTTAAGGATAACAATATACGGAGAAATGGTGCCGTTCTTTGCCATAAAGGAAACCTTAATTATTGATAAATTAACACCTAAATTGAACCCTTTGACATATCTGAGTAAAATCACCTCCATTGTAGTAAAAAGAGACAATATTGATTATTTGAAGCTTGAAGAATTCATAGGGTCTGAATTCATACATAGTGCGCTTGCAATCACTTGTTTGGTAAGACAATGTAAAATGATCGTTACCAGCGAACCATTTACCGAAGAATTGAAGACGCTTTATGTAATAAGATTCAGCCCAAAAAAACTTTTACTTAAAATGATAAAGTTCGGGGGTAAACTCGCAAAATATACACCTTTTGATGAAAATACTTACACCAAAGATTCAGTTCAACTTTTAGGCATTTATTATGGCTGTAAACAAGGAAATTTCATTGCACCTGATAGATTTCACGTTTGGGATTTACTTCCTTTAATATCAAGAATCCGGTTTAAAATCTTTTCACCTTTAATCCTAAGGAGAATTGTTTCAATTCTGTTGCCAAAATTCCTTATTCAAATAATTGATAATTTAAGAAATTTAAAACTTCCTACAGAAAAACATAATAGATTAAAAAAACACAAACAATTCATAAAACATTGGAAGATCGATGAATAA
- a CDS encoding class I SAM-dependent methyltransferase: MKNIKIPNCPVCGSTISKVLYTDRNRRDGIDCSGTYVKCNNCKLIYLNERPEWETIAGYYSSTESKHTNTGIVNLAEVLTKSKVPFWKKILRKFISRPHSWPIKEVEKGTFNILDIGCGCGAKLLEFNQRGYDVWGLDVGIQSIQKCKELLPNGHFICGELQTAGLPKETFDYIRIDNALEHMPNCSEVIKECYQILKKGGKLIIYVPHGNSITMRILGKYSISSWIPFHLQLFTKKSIYKLLKDSGFDDIKTHYCTPSSWIILSIFQLFNKNSTSAIKINYPAWIDFVIYPFNYILDRLGISEELIAVGKK; encoded by the coding sequence TTGAAAAATATTAAAATTCCAAATTGTCCGGTATGTGGTTCTACAATTTCCAAAGTACTGTATACTGACCGTAATCGAAGGGACGGGATTGACTGTTCAGGAACTTATGTCAAATGCAATAATTGTAAATTAATTTACTTGAATGAACGGCCGGAATGGGAAACAATTGCCGGATATTATTCTTCAACTGAATCTAAACATACAAATACGGGTATTGTGAATTTGGCCGAAGTATTAACAAAAAGTAAAGTTCCCTTTTGGAAAAAAATTTTGAGAAAATTTATTTCACGCCCACATTCCTGGCCAATAAAGGAAGTTGAAAAAGGAACTTTTAATATACTTGATATTGGCTGCGGCTGCGGAGCTAAATTGCTAGAATTTAATCAGAGAGGTTATGATGTCTGGGGTTTGGATGTTGGCATTCAGTCTATTCAAAAATGCAAAGAATTATTGCCAAACGGTCATTTTATCTGCGGTGAATTACAAACAGCTGGATTACCTAAAGAGACTTTTGATTATATAAGAATTGATAATGCTTTAGAGCATATGCCCAACTGTAGCGAAGTAATTAAAGAATGTTATCAAATACTTAAAAAAGGCGGAAAACTCATTATTTATGTGCCTCACGGAAATAGTATTACAATGCGTATCCTTGGAAAATATTCCATATCATCATGGATACCTTTCCATTTACAACTTTTTACAAAAAAATCTATTTATAAATTACTGAAAGACTCAGGTTTTGATGATATAAAGACTCATTATTGTACTCCATCATCCTGGATAATTTTAAGCATATTTCAATTATTCAACAAAAATAGTACTTCTGCCATAAAAATTAATTACCCTGCATGGATTGATTTTGTAATTTATCCGTTTAATTACATATTGGACCGGTTAGGGATCTCAGAAGAATTAATAGCAGTTGGAAAGAAATAG
- a CDS encoding glycosyltransferase, whose protein sequence is MFNKFKHCLKKISLLNKLNTSLKGFYQYYKNKSELAYYRRQAARHNLKVSTSDELRIELQNRLNSKGINPKPKQKGNLHIFLAYEQNNWESVLPRTLQCFGKLTTFEWKSSGYNQSSNKWISVRGEMNNKMLKCFEEADKIQRIDAFVGYLCGYNISTNILNEFTKSGTPIFNFCWDDKLFFKGPKIEKRFYGLAEIASSIDLNLTNAPDSIIKYTVHGGLAKFWPEAAHPDIHKPHECNYLYDVSFVGKKYGYRPALINYLRRNGINVTAFGQGWENGSLSDEEMIKLYSKSRINLGFAGVAQSNKLMCLKGRDFEIPMSGGLYLTQDNPELKLVYAIGNEILTYENKKACLEKIKWILNNPSKAENIRKNGRSRALKDHTWEKRFEEIFRLSHIMA, encoded by the coding sequence ATGTTTAATAAATTCAAACATTGCTTGAAAAAAATCAGTCTTTTAAATAAATTAAATACTTCGCTTAAGGGTTTTTATCAATATTATAAAAATAAAAGTGAATTGGCTTATTATCGTAGGCAGGCGGCCAGACATAATTTAAAGGTTAGCACTAGTGATGAGTTACGAATAGAGCTTCAAAACCGGCTTAATTCTAAAGGGATAAACCCAAAGCCAAAGCAAAAAGGCAATCTCCATATTTTTCTTGCCTATGAACAAAACAACTGGGAATCCGTGCTTCCTAGAACCTTGCAGTGCTTTGGAAAGTTAACAACATTTGAATGGAAATCATCTGGTTATAATCAGAGTTCAAACAAATGGATTAGTGTACGCGGAGAAATGAACAATAAAATGTTAAAATGTTTCGAAGAAGCCGACAAAATACAGCGAATAGACGCTTTCGTAGGATATTTGTGCGGTTACAATATATCTACGAATATTCTTAATGAATTCACTAAGTCAGGAACACCAATATTCAATTTTTGCTGGGATGATAAGCTTTTTTTTAAGGGGCCAAAAATTGAAAAAAGGTTTTATGGGTTGGCTGAAATAGCTTCCAGCATAGATTTAAATTTAACTAATGCGCCAGATTCAATTATAAAATACACTGTTCACGGCGGATTAGCAAAATTTTGGCCTGAAGCAGCGCATCCTGACATTCATAAACCTCATGAATGCAATTATCTCTATGATGTATCTTTCGTAGGTAAAAAATACGGATATAGGCCTGCCTTAATCAATTACCTTAGGAGAAATGGCATAAATGTGACGGCCTTTGGGCAAGGCTGGGAAAACGGGAGTTTATCTGACGAAGAGATGATAAAACTTTACTCAAAAAGCAGGATTAATTTAGGATTCGCCGGAGTTGCTCAGTCAAATAAACTAATGTGTTTGAAAGGCAGAGATTTTGAGATTCCGATGTCAGGCGGCTTGTATTTAACGCAAGACAACCCGGAATTGAAGCTTGTTTACGCCATAGGCAATGAAATATTAACTTATGAAAACAAAAAAGCTTGCCTTGAAAAAATTAAATGGATTTTAAATAACCCATCGAAAGCCGAAAATATTAGAAAAAACGGGAGAAGCCGTGCATTAAAGGACCATACCTGGGAAAAACGATTCGAAGAAATATTTCGATTATCGCATATTATGGCATAA
- a CDS encoding B12-binding domain-containing radical SAM protein → MKLLFINAINTKKYIETVYPPLGLAYLSSYLKKHFQAIQIKIIDSKIEETLKEFRPNYVGVSSVSQNFNRAIFVADLCKKLNIPVFVGGVHITMLPESLPKIFDFGVVGEAEQTMVEVVDYLSKGGKSGSMEMKSINGLVLHDNEGILLTNKRPLLENLDLLPFPDRDLLNIHIGETTYLFSSRGCPYKCTFCASTRFWNKTRWFSSNYVLAELELIINKYKPKVITFYDDLAVANLSRFQEIVKGIKSKGIDKKVKFNFSCRANLVNENLIATLKQLDIERICFGLESGSQKTLDFLKPKMTIEKNRLALDMFHKAKIPIQATFIIGSPDESEKDILETYSFIKKSKLIDFETYILTPFPGTPVWDIALNKGIVSNGMNWEDLAVEVEDNPENKILLSNLPKNKIMELYNLIKREKIRRRHKYLILRIITNPLWIIKKIYERYKNYKHRNSVR, encoded by the coding sequence ATGAAACTATTATTTATTAACGCAATAAACACAAAAAAGTATATTGAAACTGTTTATCCGCCTTTAGGCCTGGCTTATTTGTCATCCTATTTAAAAAAGCATTTCCAGGCTATTCAAATTAAAATTATTGACAGCAAAATCGAAGAAACATTAAAAGAGTTTCGACCAAATTATGTAGGTGTTTCATCAGTTTCTCAAAATTTCAATAGAGCTATTTTTGTAGCCGATTTGTGTAAAAAGTTGAATATTCCTGTATTTGTCGGAGGAGTTCATATAACGATGCTTCCTGAAAGCTTACCCAAAATATTTGATTTCGGGGTAGTAGGAGAAGCAGAACAAACAATGGTAGAAGTTGTTGATTACTTGTCTAAAGGCGGCAAATCTGGCTCAATGGAGATGAAATCTATCAATGGCCTGGTTTTACATGACAATGAAGGTATTTTATTAACAAACAAAAGGCCTCTTTTGGAAAATCTTGACTTACTGCCCTTTCCAGACAGAGATTTGCTGAATATACACATTGGCGAAACTACTTATCTATTTTCCTCGCGTGGCTGCCCGTATAAATGTACATTTTGCGCATCAACGCGTTTCTGGAATAAAACCCGCTGGTTCTCTTCAAATTATGTTTTAGCTGAATTAGAATTGATAATAAATAAATACAAACCAAAAGTTATTACTTTTTATGACGATCTTGCTGTAGCAAATTTAAGTAGATTTCAAGAGATTGTGAAAGGCATCAAATCTAAAGGAATTGACAAAAAGGTTAAATTTAACTTCTCTTGCAGAGCCAATCTTGTAAACGAAAATTTAATAGCAACTCTAAAACAACTTGATATTGAAAGAATATGTTTTGGCCTTGAGTCTGGGTCACAAAAAACGCTGGATTTTCTCAAACCTAAAATGACAATTGAGAAAAACCGGCTGGCCCTGGATATGTTTCATAAGGCAAAAATTCCTATTCAAGCCACATTTATCATAGGTTCACCGGACGAAAGTGAAAAAGATATCCTTGAAACCTATTCATTTATAAAAAAAAGTAAATTAATAGACTTTGAGACCTATATATTAACTCCATTTCCCGGAACGCCAGTATGGGATATAGCTTTAAATAAAGGAATAGTTTCAAACGGCATGAATTGGGAAGATCTTGCCGTAGAAGTAGAAGATAACCCGGAAAATAAAATATTATTATCTAATTTGCCAAAAAACAAAATAATGGAGCTTTACAACCTGATAAAAAGAGAAAAAATTAGACGCAGGCATAAATACCTGATATTAAGGATAATAACAAATCCATTGTGGATTATAAAGAAAATTTATGAAAGATACAAAAATTACAAACATAGAAATTCTGTACGATAG
- a CDS encoding class I SAM-dependent methyltransferase: MKDTKITNIEILYDSKTSSYFNLIREDLISEIPCGPNRILDIGCGSGATGFALKQKGKASYVVGIEISDTMAKIAKNQIDIVILGNIEELQLDLQSEEFDFILLGDVLEHLINPWEVLNKIKNYLKPNGRIIASIPNVRCWKVLLPLLLKGNWEYAESGLLDMSHLRFFTKKSMIALFTAAKLKIYKSCALINKKTKTKYIDIMTFGFLKEFLTSHYLFVLGK; encoded by the coding sequence ATGAAAGATACAAAAATTACAAACATAGAAATTCTGTACGATAGTAAAACCAGCTCTTATTTTAATCTTATAAGAGAAGATTTGATTTCTGAAATTCCTTGCGGCCCAAACAGGATACTTGACATTGGCTGCGGTTCAGGGGCGACGGGTTTTGCCCTAAAACAAAAAGGTAAAGCTTCATATGTTGTAGGTATTGAGATATCTGATACGATGGCAAAAATTGCTAAAAACCAAATAGATATAGTTATTTTAGGCAATATTGAAGAATTACAACTCGATTTACAAAGCGAAGAATTTGATTTTATACTGTTAGGTGACGTGCTTGAACATTTGATAAATCCGTGGGAAGTATTGAATAAAATTAAAAACTATCTAAAACCAAATGGCCGGATAATAGCAAGTATTCCAAATGTAAGATGCTGGAAAGTTCTTCTTCCTTTACTTCTTAAGGGGAATTGGGAATATGCTGAAAGCGGGCTTTTGGATATGTCTCACCTAAGGTTCTTCACAAAAAAATCAATGATAGCTCTCTTTACTGCAGCAAAATTGAAGATATACAAGTCCTGTGCTCTAATAAATAAAAAAACTAAGACCAAATATATTGACATTATGACGTTTGGTTTTTTAAAAGAATTCTTAACATCTCATTATTTGTTCGTTTTAGGGAAATAA
- a CDS encoding glycosyltransferase, with product MKILIYGEGYFFAIAPQLKKSFEQLNCETDIFNWTSYLYTERGVNLKNRVLNRIMMPLIASRINRDLVNCVKNSTYDFVLVNNGWHLTSKTIDAIKKHTKHVINWSTDEFFNNAFSSFIHTETITKYDCVLTQRKHLFNLYRSKGIKKLEYLPLFYYPEHHPIVTSENEKIIWGSGIAFIGSWSKKRERMINFLEGLDVKIWGGRWNKSSKEFKKKFKVKNKIAWLEDMSRVVNSTKIIIDTLTTEQNDEINMKNYQVPACGGFLITNRTNMLLELFEEGKEIVCYDSYKELKEKCEYYLLHEEERIKIAANAHKKVIGGQNTILDIAKKILDIVNTLPGKEVRHE from the coding sequence ATGAAAATATTAATATATGGCGAAGGGTATTTCTTTGCAATAGCTCCTCAACTAAAAAAATCCTTTGAACAGTTGAATTGTGAAACAGATATATTCAATTGGACTTCTTATCTTTATACAGAACGAGGGGTTAATCTAAAAAATCGTGTCCTCAATAGAATAATGATGCCGCTTATTGCTTCCAGGATAAATAGGGATTTAGTAAATTGCGTAAAAAACAGCACATACGATTTTGTTTTGGTGAATAACGGATGGCATCTTACGTCCAAAACCATTGATGCCATAAAAAAACATACTAAGCATGTTATAAATTGGAGCACTGATGAATTTTTCAATAATGCGTTTTCTTCCTTTATACACACTGAAACAATTACAAAATATGATTGTGTCTTGACTCAGAGGAAACACCTATTCAACCTTTATCGCAGCAAGGGGATAAAAAAATTGGAATATTTACCTTTATTTTACTATCCTGAACATCACCCTATCGTTACATCTGAAAATGAAAAAATCATATGGGGGAGCGGTATCGCTTTTATCGGCTCCTGGAGCAAAAAGAGAGAAAGAATGATTAACTTTTTGGAAGGTCTTGATGTTAAAATATGGGGAGGCCGTTGGAATAAAAGCAGTAAGGAATTCAAAAAAAAGTTTAAAGTAAAAAACAAAATAGCATGGTTAGAAGACATGTCCAGAGTAGTAAATTCCACCAAAATAATTATAGATACTTTAACCACAGAACAAAACGATGAAATTAATATGAAAAATTACCAAGTGCCAGCTTGCGGAGGATTTCTAATTACAAATAGGACAAATATGCTATTAGAATTATTTGAGGAAGGTAAAGAAATTGTCTGTTATGATTCATACAAGGAATTGAAGGAAAAATGTGAATACTATTTGCTTCACGAAGAAGAGAGAATTAAAATAGCAGCTAACGCTCACAAAAAGGTTATTGGCGGGCAAAATACGATACTAGACATAGCAAAAAAAATATTGGATATCGTCAATACATTACCTGGAAAGGAGGTAAGACACGAATGA
- a CDS encoding GDP-mannose 4,6-dehydratase, producing the protein MKSKLFFVTGGLGFIGKHFVQRCLDMSHFVTNVDIINYAADRVANEGFKKHSNYRHIQEDIANLSHLPESDFLVNFAAESHVDNSIANNRQFCHSNILGVQRLLELTRAKSASGAPHFIQISTDEVYGDIVNGRHTESDPLRPSNPYSATKAAADMLVIGWSRTYSLRYNIVRMTNNYGPNQYPEKLIPKSAWRMRRGLPAMMHGDGSYIRSWLHVEDSIDAILTIFEKGEPNTVYNVHGNCELPNIEVLRKIAAIFKVPEKDAYIQIPNRVGQDVRYSLDDTRLRALGWKPVRDFDEEIKKIVEEDEFKRFL; encoded by the coding sequence ATGAAATCTAAACTATTTTTTGTTACAGGCGGATTAGGGTTTATCGGCAAACATTTTGTGCAACGCTGCCTGGATATGAGCCATTTTGTAACTAATGTGGACATAATTAATTATGCGGCCGACCGTGTCGCAAATGAGGGGTTCAAAAAACACAGTAATTACCGGCACATTCAGGAAGATATTGCTAATCTCAGCCATCTGCCTGAAAGTGATTTCCTGGTCAATTTTGCGGCCGAGTCGCATGTCGACAACTCTATTGCAAACAATCGCCAGTTCTGCCATTCGAACATACTTGGTGTTCAGCGGCTTCTCGAGCTTACACGCGCCAAATCCGCATCAGGTGCGCCGCATTTCATCCAGATAAGTACCGATGAAGTTTATGGCGACATTGTAAACGGCAGGCATACCGAGTCGGATCCACTACGGCCGTCGAACCCTTACTCGGCTACCAAAGCCGCCGCTGATATGCTTGTCATTGGATGGTCCCGGACCTACTCGCTTCGCTATAACATCGTCCGTATGACCAACAATTATGGGCCAAACCAATACCCGGAGAAACTTATTCCCAAATCGGCATGGCGGATGCGGCGTGGCTTGCCGGCAATGATGCATGGCGATGGCAGTTATATACGTTCTTGGCTCCACGTTGAAGATTCGATTGACGCCATTCTCACTATCTTTGAGAAAGGAGAACCTAATACTGTTTACAACGTGCATGGCAACTGTGAATTGCCGAACATCGAAGTTTTGCGGAAGATCGCAGCCATTTTTAAAGTTCCGGAAAAGGACGCCTACATCCAAATACCTAACCGGGTTGGCCAAGATGTTCGATACAGTCTTGACGACACGCGTCTACGTGCGCTCGGCTGGAAACCGGTACGGGATTTTGACGAGGAAATCAAAAAGATTGTCGAGGAAGACGAGTTCAAAAGATTTCTATAA
- a CDS encoding class I SAM-dependent methyltransferase, with protein sequence MTLHHHKRTNCRLCGSKELESVLHLKPTPPANSFVSAAEKDKPQELYPLDVYRCADCGHLQLLDIVDPKVMFSHYVYVSSTSPVMVGYLRDQCAAIVRRLNLKQGDLVVEFGSNDGALLRFFKEAGMRVLGVDPAGNVAPDSAEIENIIDFFGAKVGKQIREKYGPAKAICAYNVCAHIDDLRGVIDGVRSLLAPDGQFVFEVGYLLDVYRKTLFDTIYHEHVDFHHVEPLKRFFADNGLKLLHAERSDIQGGALVGYVGSSTQHEDNTVAELITEEHKAGLHLADTFHRWSDMINIRGEELMLLLRGLKAKGRSIAAYGATAKATTMMYNFGIDVSILDYIVDDNPLKQGMFTPGLHIPVYSANVLYQKKPDYVLLLAWNFAEPIVKKHRLYAGNKSRFILPLPNLTIIGGES encoded by the coding sequence ATGACGCTCCATCATCATAAACGAACAAATTGCAGGCTATGCGGTTCGAAGGAACTTGAAAGTGTGTTGCACCTCAAACCTACGCCTCCGGCTAACTCGTTTGTATCAGCGGCGGAGAAAGACAAACCGCAGGAATTATATCCTTTAGACGTTTACCGCTGTGCCGACTGCGGCCACCTGCAACTGCTTGATATTGTTGACCCGAAAGTAATGTTCAGCCACTACGTGTACGTATCAAGTACCTCTCCGGTAATGGTCGGCTATCTCAGAGATCAATGCGCCGCTATTGTGCGCCGGCTGAATCTCAAACAGGGAGATCTAGTGGTTGAGTTCGGCTCTAACGACGGTGCGTTACTGCGTTTCTTTAAAGAAGCCGGAATGCGGGTTTTAGGCGTGGACCCGGCAGGAAATGTTGCCCCGGATTCAGCTGAGATTGAAAATATTATCGATTTTTTCGGCGCCAAAGTGGGTAAACAAATTCGAGAAAAATATGGCCCGGCAAAGGCAATATGCGCATACAATGTTTGTGCTCACATCGATGACCTTCGCGGAGTTATAGATGGTGTCCGTTCGCTGCTAGCGCCTGATGGCCAGTTTGTGTTTGAAGTTGGCTACCTGTTGGATGTTTATCGCAAGACTCTATTTGACACTATATATCACGAACACGTTGATTTTCACCACGTCGAACCGTTGAAACGATTTTTTGCCGACAATGGGCTCAAATTACTGCATGCCGAGCGCTCCGATATTCAGGGAGGCGCGCTGGTAGGTTATGTAGGCAGTTCTACACAACATGAAGATAACACAGTTGCCGAACTTATCACTGAGGAACATAAAGCGGGACTGCACCTTGCCGATACTTTTCACCGTTGGAGTGATATGATTAACATCCGAGGCGAAGAACTAATGTTATTGCTGCGAGGGTTGAAAGCAAAAGGCAGGTCAATTGCTGCCTATGGTGCGACGGCTAAAGCAACAACAATGATGTATAACTTCGGGATAGATGTCTCCATCCTTGACTATATTGTCGATGACAATCCGCTCAAGCAGGGAATGTTCACTCCCGGATTACATATACCGGTATACTCTGCAAATGTTCTCTATCAAAAAAAACCGGATTATGTTCTTTTGCTCGCGTGGAACTTTGCTGAACCGATAGTAAAAAAACACAGGCTTTATGCCGGAAACAAGAGCCGTTTCATCCTGCCGCTTCCTAACCTGACTATAATCGGGGGTGAGTCTTAA
- a CDS encoding Gfo/Idh/MocA family oxidoreductase: MQIGLIGAGRWGKRYIETLNRMPDINLAYLASRNPESVSLVPSTCKVTPDWRNLLENTGLDGIIIATPPETHLEIAIESIHAGIPVLIEKPMTISLPAAQNLVKEAADCGILIMVGHTHLFSAAFRGLKMKGQSLGKLKNMHSSGGAWGPFRPDTPPLWDWAPHDISMSIELSGSFPSHISAKRTGFIQQPQGTGESFRIILDFESGACSEINISNIQQNKQRLFKATYEGGSLIYDDLAENKLVFQFSSKSAVEPVAIDHSLPLTNLVADFCRAIGEGRRYDQSLHLGLQVVEVLTECQKSLNVTESYYNAKSNRA; the protein is encoded by the coding sequence ATGCAAATTGGGCTGATAGGGGCCGGGCGCTGGGGTAAACGATACATCGAGACCCTTAATCGCATGCCCGATATCAATCTTGCCTATTTAGCGAGCAGAAACCCTGAGAGCGTTTCGCTTGTCCCTTCAACCTGCAAGGTAACTCCGGACTGGCGTAATCTTTTAGAAAATACCGGCCTTGATGGCATCATTATAGCTACACCGCCGGAAACTCACCTTGAAATAGCGATAGAGTCAATCCATGCCGGCATACCGGTTTTAATTGAAAAACCCATGACGATTTCTCTGCCGGCTGCTCAAAATCTAGTTAAAGAAGCGGCTGATTGCGGAATTTTAATAATGGTTGGGCATACTCACCTGTTCAGTGCTGCGTTTCGTGGACTAAAAATGAAGGGCCAGTCTCTTGGTAAATTGAAAAATATGCATTCATCAGGAGGCGCTTGGGGACCCTTTCGCCCTGACACTCCGCCGCTGTGGGATTGGGCACCCCATGATATATCAATGTCCATAGAGCTTTCCGGAAGTTTTCCATCGCACATTAGTGCTAAACGAACCGGATTTATTCAACAACCGCAGGGAACAGGGGAGTCCTTCAGAATCATACTGGATTTCGAATCTGGTGCTTGTTCTGAAATCAATATCAGTAACATCCAACAAAATAAGCAACGGCTGTTTAAAGCCACATACGAAGGCGGTTCCCTGATTTATGATGACCTTGCGGAAAATAAACTTGTCTTTCAATTTTCTTCTAAATCAGCCGTAGAACCTGTTGCGATTGATCACTCTCTGCCGCTTACTAACCTTGTGGCTGATTTCTGCCGCGCTATCGGAGAAGGCCGACGATATGATCAGAGTTTGCATCTAGGCCTGCAGGTAGTGGAAGTGTTAACCGAATGTCAAAAGTCCCTTAATGTTACCGAGAGTTACTATAATGCAAAATCAAATAGAGCCTAA
- a CDS encoding glycosyltransferase family 2 protein → MQNQIEPKVCVIIPNKNGAKHLYYSLDSLAKTNYKNYNVILVDDGSADESLIYVKDKFPEIKILENIGKKGFAGAVNTGIKYALSQNAHYVAVFNTDIKILPEWINLVVDLFDKLSTVGLIGYTAIPKEEEISFVNWKNIDFKYEEIKDSKGVEGCLYLCPSAVFRHIGFFDEDYFMYGEDNDLFHRLLKANYKIIKTNIPVWHYGEGSSINKGFFATWLAYRNALRFSIKNENIIGVFFKVLSLLNQGCNPFRKRKKHNSVYKRMRRYNPILNFLIIIGSILWNIYHLPITIKQRNIFNSNCKE, encoded by the coding sequence ATGCAAAATCAAATAGAGCCTAAAGTTTGTGTAATAATTCCCAATAAAAATGGGGCCAAACATCTTTATTACTCACTCGATTCTTTGGCAAAAACAAATTATAAAAATTACAACGTAATATTAGTAGACGACGGTTCTGCAGATGAATCTTTAATCTATGTTAAAGATAAATTTCCAGAAATTAAGATATTAGAAAATATTGGCAAAAAGGGTTTTGCCGGAGCTGTAAATACCGGTATAAAATACGCCTTAAGTCAAAATGCTCATTATGTAGCTGTTTTTAATACTGATATTAAAATATTGCCTGAATGGATAAATCTTGTTGTCGATTTATTTGATAAGTTAAGTACGGTTGGGTTGATCGGATATACAGCAATTCCTAAAGAAGAAGAAATTAGTTTTGTAAACTGGAAAAATATTGACTTTAAATATGAAGAAATAAAGGATTCAAAAGGCGTAGAAGGCTGTTTATACTTATGTCCGTCAGCTGTATTCAGGCATATTGGTTTTTTTGACGAAGATTATTTTATGTATGGTGAAGATAATGATTTATTTCATAGACTTTTAAAAGCAAATTATAAAATCATAAAAACCAATATTCCTGTATGGCACTACGGCGAAGGCTCATCGATAAACAAAGGTTTTTTTGCTACGTGGCTCGCTTATAGAAACGCATTAAGATTTTCAATAAAGAATGAAAATATCATTGGTGTGTTTTTTAAGGTTCTCTCTCTATTAAATCAGGGATGTAACCCCTTCAGAAAAAGGAAGAAACATAATTCTGTTTACAAAAGAATGAGAAGATATAATCCAATATTAAACTTCTTGATTATCATTGGAAGCATCTTGTGGAATATTTACCATTTACCAATAACTATCAAACAACGAAATATATTTAATTCGAACTGTAAGGAGTAA